CCGGCAAGCCGGTCGCGCTGGGCACGACGATGCTGGTGGCCGGGGTTTTTGCGGCGAACTTCGCGTTCACCGGGGCCGTGATGGCGGCGCTGTGGCGGACCGACCTGCGACGCTCGCTGCCCGTGGTCTATCCCCCCCTGCTGCTGTGCCTGTTCCTCCTGGTGTGGATCGGCCCGCTGCTGTGGATCCTGGCCGCCCTCACTCTGTACGCGTCCCTCGTGGTCGCCGCGAGAGCGAGGTTCCATTTCGACCGGCGCGTCGTCGTCGCGTCGCCCGGGGCGACCTGCGTCCGGTGTGGGTACGACTTCGCCGGCCTGCCCCGGTCGCGAGCGCCGGTCTGCCCGGAGTGCGGGGCGAGCCGCACGCCAACCCGCGCGAAGCAGCAGCGCAACTCGATGTAGAACATGCATTTAGAGAAAAGTTAATATTTACTTGACATACAGTTAGCAAATGCTAGTCTGGAAGGGTCCCGCAACGCCCCTCGGGGCGAAGGAGCCCGAATGACCGCTTCGCCAGACCACATGCTTCGTCTCCGGGTCGCGGAACTCGCCTGCCGCGTTCAGCGCCTCGAGAACGCTGTGTTCCCAGCCCTCGCGCCCACCCCCGAGCCCGAGAGACCCCTCGCGTCGGAGCCGGACCAGGCCGAGAGCCGGTCGATCCCCACCCGCGAGCTGACCGGGCTGGGCGAGACGCCCACGCGAGCGGCGCAGGACGGCCCGACGCAAACCCACCGGCGATCGTCCTTCGAGATCGAGCGACTCATCGGCGGCAAGACCTTCGCCGCGGCGGGCGCCGTGGCTGTGGTCGTCGCGGCCGGGCTTTTCCTCAAGCTCGCGTACGACCAGGGCTGGCTGGGACGGATCCCCGACGGGTGGAAGTGCCTGAGCGCCGGCGCGTTCGGCGCGGCCCTGCTGGCAGCGGGCGAGATCGCGCTGCGTCGATGGGGTCGTCTGGCGTCGGCCGGGCTGACCTCGGCCGGGCTGGGCGTGATGTACGCGGCGGCGTTCGCGTCGCACGCGATGTACTCCCTGGTGTCGCCCTCCGGCGCGTTCGGGCTGCTCTTCGTGATCGTCGCGCTGGGCGTGGTGCTCGGCAGCCGGGCGAAACTCGCGTTCGTCGCGACGCTCGCGCTTGCCGGGGGGTATCTCGCGCCGATCCTGCTGCGCGATTCCGCGGCGGCGCCGGCGTTCCTGCCCTCCTATCTGCTGGCGTTGCTGGTCACGGGGCTCGTGCTGAACGCGCGCCTCGGGCCGGTGTTCACGGCGCCTCGCGTCGCGGCGCTGCTGGGCACGCTGGGCCTGGGCACGCTGTGGGTGTATGACGCTGGCGCCACGCACCCTGCGCTGGCGATCGCCTTCGTCAGCGCGTGCTGGGCCCTGGTCCACGCCGAGACGGTCTGGGCGTGCCGGCGCGACGATCGATCCGGAGAGCGACACACGAACGCGTGGGAGCGCGCTGCGCCCCGGCTGCTCACGAGCTTCACGCTGACGGCGTGGGCGATCTCCTTCGCGATCCTCGTCCTTGATGATCGCGGGCTGACGACCTGGCACGCGCCGGCGATCGGGGCGGCGCTGACGGGCGCGCTGGCGTTCACGCTCGGGCGCGGGCTGGCGGTTCTGCGCGCGCCGGTGGATCGCGCGTCCTCGAGTCTGGGCGTCGCGCTCGCGTGCCAGTGCGGCGCGCTGCTGGCGCTCGCGCTGGCGATGGCGCTGAGCGACGAAGCGCTGAGTTTCGCCGGGCTGGCGCTCGCGGTCGCGTCGCTGGCGGCGGCGCGCGCGATCGGCTCTCGCGGGCTGCGCGTCTACGGCGTCGTGGCGTTGGCGCTCGCGACGGCGCGACTCGTCTTCGTCGAGCTGGCGTTCGAGCTGACCAACAGCGGGCTGTTCACGATCTCGCCCTGGAAAACGATCGACCTGGGCGGCGTGGTGCTGACCCGCTGGACGGTGATGGCGTCGCTGGGCTTCCTTTCTTGGACGCTCGCGGCAGTGTTCACGCGCCCGGGCAGCCCGACGAGCGTGCGCGACGCGACGCGCCTGGGCTTCCTGTGGATCGGCGCGACCCTGCTCCTGCTCTCGGTGGTCAGCGACGAAGCGACGACCAGGGGCCTGAGCGTGGCGTGGGTCGTGATCGCGACGGCGTACGCGCTGGGCGCCGCGGCGATGACGCGTTTGCCGGCGCAGCTGTTCGCGAGCGTCGGCGTCTCGATCGCTGCGGTCGCCTGGCTCTCGGGCTGGCCCGTCCTGCGATGGGACGAGGACGCGTCGGCGCCCCTGCTGCACGACGCCCTTTTCGTGGCGCTCGCGCTCGGGGCGGGGTACGCCGTCGTCCGGTGGGCGACCCGCCGCGCGACGATCCTGCCGGAGATCGGCGGCGGAGTGCGCGCGATGTGCGCGGCAGGCGTGGTCGGAGTCGCGTTCATCGCCAGCTCGGCGGAGGTCGCGCGCCTGGCGTCGCTGCATATCGAGGATGAGACAGCCAAGCTCGCGTCGCTGACGCTGTGGTGGGCGATCTTCGCGTCGGGCATGATCGTCGCGGGGTTCGTGCGCTCGGTCCCCCTCGTGCGTCACGCCGGGCTGGCGCTGCTCGCGACGGCGGCGGCGAAAGCGGTCGGGATCGACCTCTCGTCGGTCGAGCCGGCGTGGAGGGTCGCGAGTCTGCTGGGCGTCGGGCTGTTCATGCTCGGCGTGGCCGCCGGGTACACGCGCGTGTCGCGCGCCGCGTCGTCGAAAGACACCACGGAGAAGGAGCGTGCGGCCTAGTTCATCGCGCGCCCTTGGCCGGCTCGCGCTCGAGGGCCGCGTCGAGACTCTCGTCCTGCGTGGTGAAGTAGAGGTCGATCACGCCCGGCTGCGCCTCGCCGCGCCAGTCGCGGACGATGCGCCCGTTCTGCACGAGCAGGGTGATGGGCGTCTGGTTGCCCCACGACCAGGTCGGGATCTTGAGCGGGATCAGGTCCTCCCACTCGATCGCGAGGATCCCCATCGCGGCCTTCCCGGCGGCGAGGTCTTCCTCGTAGATCTGGCGCGCGTCGGTCCACTCGGGCAGGTGCTTCTGGCAGATGTCGCAGTTGCGGTTGTAGACATAGATCAGCCAGGGCAGCGGCGCGTCGGGCGATGACGCCTTCGCGAGGTCGTCCATCCACGCGGGCTTCGCGGCCTGCCCCAGCGCGCCGCGCTCGAAGGCGCGCGGCAGGCGCAGCAGCGCGTCGCGCGCCGTGACGCGCCCGGTCTCGACGGCGGCGCCGAAGTCCTCGCCTCCGGGCCGGTCGGTGGGCGCAGCGGGCTGCGCCGCGTCGGGAGGCGTGGTGGGCGAGGGGATCGTTTCGGAAGGGGGTTCGATCTCGCGGAAGATGTCGCCGAAGTCGGCGTCGTGCTCGCCCGGGGGCGTGGCGTGGCGGCTGTACATCGCGCCGGCGACCAGGAGCGTGGGGGCAAGAACGAGCGTGAGGGCGAAGCCCCAGGGGCGCAGGCCCCAGGCGCGCGCGAGCCACGCGCTCATGAAGACGATGGCCGCGTCGAGCGTGAGCGTGATGTGGGGCGGGATGGAGATGCCCCCGAAGCAGCCGCAGGACTCGGCCCCGATGATGAGCCGGTGGAGCGCGACGCCCACGAACCCGCTGAACATCGCGGCGATGAAGGCCCACATGACGCCCCATCGATGGAGCGCCAGGAGCATGAGCCCGACGACCGCCTCGAAGATCGCCTGATACTCGCCCGGGATGGGCTCGATCTGGTCGACGGGCTTGGTGGTGAGCAGTTTGCCGTAGACGCCCAGCGCGAGGAAGGCCACGACGCCGAGGGCCGCGACGAGGGAGATAACTTTTTTGAAATGGTCGGGTCGTCGCGCCGGGGCGCGCCGGGGTGTGTCGGACATCGTCGTGCTCGCGGCGGGGTGCGATGCGTGGGTTCGGAGACGAAAGACGCCGGCGACGGGGGATCCCCATCGCCGGCGCGGAGTGTGTGCGCGGGGCGCGGCGGGATCAGCGGGCCGCGCGCGGGTCGGGGCGCATGGCGAGACGCCCGAAGACCCAGTAGGTCTCCTCGGTGTCGCGCCACTTGATGGTGACGGGCTCGTTGATGAGGGTCGAGCCGTTCGCCGGCAGGGTGCCCACGACGGTGACCTCGAAGGCGTAACCCTCGTCGGTGCGCTCGGACTTCACGAGCGAGAACTTGAGGTGCTCGCTCTTGCCGGAGACGGTGGGCATGCCGGGCTCATCCTCGGAGCGCCGGCGTTCCTTCACGTTGATGGTGAAGGTCGAGGGCTGGCCCGGGGTGACGTAGCCGAGCATGGAGCGATCGGCGCCGAGCTGCCAGGCGCGCCTGGGGTCGGGGCGCGGCATGATGGCCGGGTGCAGGACGCGCAGGTCGACGACCGGCGCGTCGGGATGATCGGTCTCGACGACCCACCACAGGGGCAGGTCCTTCGAATCGACGCCGCGGATGTTCCAGACGAGGGAGTACTCGCTCTTCGGGCTGTCCTTGGCGGCGTCGAAGTCCTTGAAGACCGCAGGGGCCCCGTTGACGGAGAGGATGTTGAAGGGCTTGCCGTTGATCTCGGTGACGCGGACCTCGCCGGTGTCGGACTGGAAGGCGCCGACAAAGACGGGGTCGGCCTTGATGTCGTACGCGACATCGGCGGTGACCCAGACCTCGAACGGGGGCGCGTAGCCCTCGACATAGACGCGCACGGTGCGCTGCATGGAGCCGATGAACTCGCCGGCGTCGAGCGTCGCGGTGAGCTCGACCGACTCGCCCGGGGCGAGGGTGCGCTTGGGGAGTTCGGCGACGGTGCACGAGCACGAGGAGTTGACGCGCGCGATGTTGATGGTCTCGGCGCCGGTGTTCGTGAGGGTGATCGTGCCGGTCTTCTTGCCGTGGGGGCGGATGACGCCCATCTCGACCTTCTCGGGGGAGGCCTTGAGGGGCGGGATCATGCGCCGGACCTGCTGACCGTCGGTGGGCGCGCTCTGAGGGGCGACGCGCACGCCGTCCTGCGTCACGGGTCGCGGCTGCGCAGGGGCGGCGGGCTCCGCGGGTCGCGGGGGCTGCGCGCCGCCGCCGCCGAGCTGGGCGATGGACGCGCTGGAGAGGGCCACCGTCGCGCCGAGGGCGCCCGCGAGCATCACGCCGGCTCGCCGGGAAAGTTCACACCGTTTTGACCTGTTCATCGCACACTTTCTCCTCGATCAGACACTTAGGGGGTCGTGGCCTTCTGACGCGCTCGCGCCCGGGGGGTTCCAACTCCCCGGGGCGAATCGCCGGCCGGGCGCCCACCCGCCCGAAGCATGGCCCCCGGACGGGTCGTCGGCAACGCCCGAGAACGCACTATTCGCCCCCGGGGCGCTCCCCGGCGCTCGCATCCGGCCCCGACCTCGATACCCTTCCTTCCCACGCGGCACGACCGGATCGCCGCGGCCTGCCCCCCTCCGACGCCCCCGATGCCGCGCATCTCCCCCTTCCACGCCGTCCGACCCCGACCCGAGCAGGTCGGGCGGGTCGTCGGTCTCCCCCACGACGTCGACTCTCGCGAGGAGGCCATCCGGCTCTCGCGCGACAACCCGTCGTCGTTCCTCCATGTCGTGCACGCGGAGGCGGATGTTCCCGAGCCCCTCGTCGAGGGCGACGCACGCGTCCCGGCGCAGGCGGCCAAGGCCTTCAAGCGCCTGCTCGACGAGGGCGTCTTCGTGCGCGACGACGCGGCGCGGGTCTTCGTGTATCGCCAGTCGGGAGAGGTCGCCGGCGAGTTTCATTCGCAGACCGGCCTGCTGTGCTGCGTCGACCTTCGCGACTACGACGAGGGGCGCATCAAGAAGCACGAGAAAACGCTCTCGGCGAAGGAAGACCGGCACGTCGCGCACTTGCTCGCCGTGCGCGCCCACGCCGCGCCCGTGCTGCTGGCCTGCCGCGACGACGAGCGGATCAAGTCCCTGCTTCGCGAGCACACCTCCAGGGCGCCGCTCTACGACTTCACGGACGCGATCCGGCACGAGGTCTGGGCGGTCGAGGACGGTTCGGCGTTCGTCGAGGCCTTCGGGCGTCTGGACGGCGCGTACATCGCCGACGGGCACCATCGCAGCGCCGCCGCGTCTCGCGTCGCGTCCACGCTGCGCGAGGAGCGCGGCGCCGGGCGGGGCGACCTGGAGTGCGACCGCTACCTCGTCGCGCTCTTTCCGGCGAGCGAGCTGAAGATCCTTCCCTTCCACCGGGCCATCCGCGACCTGCGCGGGCTCACCCCGGCGCAGTTCCTCGACGCGCTGGCGAGGGTCGCCGACATCGCCGACGCGTCGACCCCCGAGCCGGGCGGCGCGGGCACGGTCGGCGTGCGCATCAAGGGCGTCCCCGGCTGGCGGCGCGCGACCTTCCACGCCGATCGCGTCGACCGCGACGATCCCGTCCGCTCGCTCGATGTGTCGCTCCTCGCGGACCTCGTGCTCGAGCCCATCCTGGGCGTGACCGACCCGCGCAGCGACCCGCGCATCGAGTGCGTCCCCGGGGCGCGAGGCGTCGGGGAGCTCGAGCGCATGCTCGACGAAGGCGAGGCCGAGGTCGTCTTCACGCTCCACCCAACCGCGATCGGGCAGCTCCTCAGCGTCGCCGACGCGAACAAGACCATGCCCCCGAAAAGCACCTGTTTCGAGCCCAAGATCCGCCCGGGCCTGCTCGTCCATATGCTTGACTGAACACACCGACACCCGGGAACGAAGAACGAAGGAGCGCGATCAACGATGAAGGTTCTCATCGCGGACAAGTTCGAGAAGGCCGGCGTCGAGGGGCTCAAGCGCCTCGGCTGCGAGGTCGTCTCCCTCCCCGACGCCACCGCAGACGACATGGGCTCGCTGCTCGCCGAGCACGCGCCCGAGGTCCTCATCGTGCGCTCCACCAAGGTCAAGGCCCCGGCCTTCGCCCAGGCCGAGTCGCTCAAGCTCATCGTGCGCGCCGGCGCCGGCGTCGACAACATCGACCTCGACGCCGCCACGAAGCACGGCGTGTTCGTCGCCAACTGCCCCGGCATGAACTCCTCCGCCGTCGCCGAACTCACCTGGGCCCTCATCCTCGCCTGCGACCGGCGCGTGCCAGACCAGGCGCAGCAGCTCCGCGAGGGCAAGTGGAACAAGAAGGAGTTCGGCAAGGCCCGCGGCCTGCGCGGGCGCACCCTCGGCATCGTCGGGCTCGGCTCCATCGGCAAGGAAGTCGCGAATGTGGGCAGGGCCTTCGGAATGCCCGTGCTCGTCTGGTCGCGCTCCCTCACCGACGACGCCGCCCGCGAACTGGGCGTCGCGCGCGCCGCCACGCCCCTCGATGTCGCGAAGAACGCCGACGTCATCAGCGTGAACATCGCCGCTAACGCCGACACCAAGGGCATGATCGACCGCGCGTTCTGCGACGCGATGAAGCCCGGCGCGATCTTCGTCAACACCAGCCGCGGCAGCGTCGTCGACGAGAAGGCCCTGCTCGACGCGATCACCGGCAAGGGCGTCCGCGCCGGGCTCGATGTCTTCGAGAACGAGCCGACCACCCCAACCGGCGAGTTCACCAACGACCTACTCAAGCAGCCCGGCGTCGTCGGCACGCACCATGTCGGCGCGTCGACCGATCAGGCGCAGGACGCCATCGCGGGCGAGACCGTCCGCATCGTCGAGCAGTTCAAGAAGACCGGAACACCCCCGAACACCGTCAACAAGCCGCAGAAGAAGCCCGCGGCCGTCTGACCAACGACTTCACGCACGCACCGACCTGAGCCGCAAGCACACCGCCTGAAAGGACCACGCCAGATGCACACCCGCAAGACCTTCAATTTCTCCGCCGGCCCCGGCGTCCTCGCCGAGAGCGTGCTGAAGCAGATCCAGAAGGACATCTGGGACATCCACGGCACCGGCATCGGCGTGCTCGAGCACTCCCATCGCGGCGGGTCGATCGACCGCGTCTTCGACGAGACGCAGGCGCTCTTCCGCGAACTCGCCGGCATCCCCGACAACTACAAGATCCTCTTCATGACCGGCGGCGCCAGCGCGCAGTTCCACCTGCTGCCGATGAACTTCCTCGCCGGCACGAACAAGACCGCCGACTACATCGACACGGGCGTCTGGGCCAACAAGGCCTACAAGGAAGCCAAGGCCCTCGCGAGCGTCCACCTCGCCGGCTCCAGCGAGGACAAGAACCACTCGTACATCCCCGGCAAGGACGCGCTGAAGTTCTCGGCGTCGCCCGCCTATGTGCACTACTGCTCCAACAACACGATCTACGGCACCGAGTGGCACCGCATGCCGGAAGCCCCCTCGGGCGTGCCGATCGTGTGCGACATGTCGTCCGACATCTTCTCGCGACCGCTCGATGTGACGAAGTTCCACTTCATCTACGCCGGCGCGCAGAAGAACCTCGGCCCCGCGGGGACGACGATCGTCATCGCGCGCGAGGACTTCCTCGAGCAGGGCAGCAAGACGATCCCCTCGCTGTGCCAGTACCGCGAGTACGCGAAGAACGACAGCCGCCCGAACACGCCCCCGGTGTTCCCGATCTACGCCGTTGGCGAGGTGCTGAAGTGGATCAAGAGCGAGGGCGGGCTGAAGGCCATGCAGAGCCGCAACGAGGCGAAGGCCAAGCCCCTCTACGACTTCCTCGACGCGCAGGACTTCTTCCGCGCCCACGCCCAGAAGGGCTCGCGCTCGCTGATGAATGTGACCTTCCGCCTGCCGACCGAGGACCTCGAGAAGCAGTTCATCAAGGAGGCGACCGCCGCGGGCATGGACGGCCTGAAGGGCCACCGCTCCGCCGGCGGCATGCGCGCGTCGATCTACAACGCTTTCCCGCCCGAGGGCGTGACGGCGCTGGTCGCGTTCATGGAGAAGTTCGCGAAGGCGAATGCGAACAAAGCGATGGCGTGATCTTTCCCCCCTCCCGCTCGCGAGATGGGCCGGGGGAGGGTCTTCATCGAACAGCACGTACCACGGGTCGGGCGCTCGCGTCCGGCCCGTGTTCGTTTCACGCCACCGCGTGCGTGCCCCGGTCCTCGCGCCGTTCGCGCCGCTTCATCGCGCGGGCGACGCTTTCGAACTCGTCCTCGACGCGATCCAGCAAGGGCTCGAGCACCAGCGGGCGGTTGCCGGGCGTCTCGGCCTCGATCGCGGCGCCGATCGATCCCAGCAGCAGCGCGTCGAACAGCCCGCCCCCGGCGGCGAGCGTGAGCCCGACGACGCTGAGCATCGCGTCGCCGCAGCCCAGCGGGTCGACGGCGCGAGGGGCGAAACTGGGGAGGAAGTCGTTGAGCATGCGACCCGACGAATCCTTGCGCGTCGCGTCGAAGGCGACTGCGCCGTCTTCGCCGAGTTTCACGAGAACATGCTTCGCCTGGGCGCGCGCGGCGATGGAGCCGGCGAGGGTCGCCACGCCGTCGGTGGGGTTCTGGAGCGCGCTACGGAGTTCGCTCTCGGTGGGCATGAGCACATCGCAGCCCTTGAGGGCGAGCAGGTCGGCGCGCGGACCCGAGACATCGCCCAGCATGACGCGGGTGCGAGGGCGCAGGAGTTTGATGAGCCGGCCCAGCGTGTCCTGCGAGAGGGCGCCGTAGCCGAAGTCGATCAGCGCGACGACATCCCACGCCGGGGCGGCGTTCTCGATCTCGCGCACGAAGTCGTCGACGCTGTGGCGCGAGAACGCCGGGGGCGGCGCGTCGTCGAGTTTCAGCAGTTTCTGGCCCTTCGCGAGGTATCGCCTCTTGCGAGGGATGCGCCCGGCGTGGCGCAGCGGGATCGTGTCGATCGCGTGGTCGTCGCACATCCTCAGCAGTTGGCCGCTGCTGCGCCCGCGCCCGACGGGCGTCGCGAGCGTGACCTTGGCGCCAAGCCCTCGCAGGTGCTGGGCGATGATCGCGGCCCCGCCCATGAAGCGCTCTTTCCCGACGAGCGTGGCGTTCATCATGGGCGACTCCCCCGCGATGTGCGTGGGGTCGCAGTGCATGTACTCGTCGAGAATGGTGTCGCCCACGACCAGGCAGCGCAGCCCGGCGGCGTGCTCCAGAAGTTTGCGCAGGCCGCGCTCGGTCTGGTGGTGGCGCTGCAGATAGCCCGCGACGCGATCGGCGGTGAGCGCCCAGTCTCGCGAGCGGGTGTTGATGATGCTCGTGGAGGAATAGACGACATCGCCCGAGGAGAAGAGGACCTTGCCCCCGTAGGCGAGCACGACATCGCGCTCGGCGGCGAGGCGGGCGTCGTGGGCGTCCTTGTACTCGGCGCCTTTCACATAGCGGTCGGGCTTGATGGCCTGCAGCGTGTCGACGGCGGTGGGCGAGGGGGACACGACGACGAGGTCCACGCACTCGAGGGCCGCGAGGTTCTCGGCGCGCAGGCGCTCGGGCACGAGCGGGCGACCGAGGCCCTTGTCGATGACGGCGTCAGCGGAGACCGAGACGACGAGCATGTCGCCCTGCGCCCTGGCCCAGAGCAGGTGGCGGAGGTGGCCGGGGTGGACGATGTCGAAACACCCGTGGCACATGACGACGGTGCGTCCGCGGCGCTGGGCGTCGCGGGCGGTGGTGGCCGCCTGGGCGATGGAAACAACCTTCTGGGCCTGATTCACGCTGAAGTTATCGTCCCTTTCCGGACGATGGCTGAACCGGAGTCTTCGCACAATGAGCCGCTTCAGCGTGATCATCGCGACGCGGAACCGGGCCGCGGCCCTGAGGGAGACGCTCCGCGCACTTCCTGCCGACGCCGAGGTGCTGGTCGTGGATAACGCGTCGACGGACCTGACCGGCAGCGCGGTGCGCGACGCGAGGCCCGACGCGACGCTCATCAGGCTCGACGAGAATCTGGGCCCGACGGCCAAGCAGATCGCGCTGGAGCGTGCGACACGCGAGTACGTCGTGGCGCTGGATGACGACTGCGCCCCCCTCCCCGAGTCGTGGGGCCCGATGGAGCGCCGGCTCGACACCGACCGGCAGCTCGCGTGCGCGGGCTTCGGGGTGCGTCTGCCGGGCGGGCAGTGGGAGTGCGGGGCTTTGCCGCGGGTGTTCGTCGGCGCCGCCGTCGCGTTCCGGCGCGAGGCGCTGCTGGGCGCCGGGGGCTATGACCGTCGGCTGTTCATGCAGGCGGAGGAGTACGACATCGTGTACCGGCTCGCGGCCCGCGGGTGGGAGTGCGCGGTGTTCCACGACCTGGTGGCGATCCATCGCAAGCACCAGAGCGGGCGTCGCCCGTCGCGCACGATCTATCTCGACGCGCGGAACAACATCAGCCAGGCGCTGCGCTACCTGCCTGCGCCCTGGCGCGCGATGTACGCGAAGGCGTGGACGGAGCGGTACCTCGCGCTTGGGCGCACGGCGCAGTCGCCCTGGGCGGCGCGCCGGGGCGTGCTGGCGGCGCACGCGGCGCCCTCTTTGCGGTCACGGCGCACGCTGGACGAGCGGATCTTCGACGACCTGTTCGGTCGCGCCCGGATCGAGGGCGCGTTCCGTCGCCTGCACGCGTCGGGCGTTCGGCGCGTGGTGTTCGCGACGCTGGGGAAGAACATCCCGATGTACCTGGAGTGCGCGCGGCGCGTCGGCGTGCGCGTCGAGGCGATCGCGGACGACCGCTTCGTGCATGCCGGCATTCGCTGGTGCATGGGCACGCCGCTGCTGGAATCCTCGCAGGCGAGGACGGAGCGATTCGACGCGGTGGTGGTGAGCAACAGCGCGCCGCTGTTCGCGCACGAGACCGCGCGACGCTGGCGCACGATCACCAATCGGCCGGTCTACGCGTTCGAGGCGATCGACCCCGAGCGGTTCGCGTGCGATGTGGAGCACCGCGGGCTGGGGGCGGCGTGAACGCTCGGCGCATCAGAACCGGAACACGGCGCTGAGCCCGATGAAGGGCGCGGGCTCGAACTCCTGCTTGCCGAAGGTGCGCCCGTTGGAGTCGAGCGAGGTGAGCTTTGACCACACGATGGCGCCGCCCTCGACGCCCAGCTCGATCCTGTTGGACGGGCGGTACTTGGCCTCGAGCCCGAGGATGACGGCGCGTTCGCGCGCCACGCCGTCGGGGTTCACGGCGCGCGAGTCGTCGAGGCGCCAGTCGCGCAGCTCGTAGTTGCCGAACGCGCCGACGGTCCAGTGCTCCGCGACCTGGTAGGACAGCAGCAGCCCGAGCTCGCGCGAGACGAGGCGGAGCTTCTCGTCGATGCGCCAGTCGATGCCGATCAGGGGAATGATGAGCGCGTCGTCCTCGATCTGCGAGCCGGCGGCGATGCCGAAGGTGAACGCGAGGTCCTTGCTGACGCGGTATTCGGCGCCGACGACGCCGCGCAGTTCGAGAGAGTCTTCGAGATCGGCGCCCGACTCGAAGGCGAGGCGCACATCGACGCCGACAAGCCAGCTCCAGACCTCGTCGACGCGGTTGAAGAGCGTCGCGCCGAGCCGGTAGCTCTGGAGGTGGTCCCAGGGGTCGTCGGCGCCGGGCATGACGCCCTGCACGTCGTCGAAGTCGTAGTAGGACTGCGAAGTTGACGCGGCGATACGGAGGCGCATCGAGTCGTTGAGCGACGTGGTCCACGCGAGCGTCGCGTCGAGACGCCCGAGGTCGTACGACCCTGTCTGCTTGCCGTCGGCGCCGAACGCGCCGCGCCCGCGGATGTCGAGCTCGATGAACGAGCGCGCCGACTCGATCTCGTCGAGGGTGCGCTCGAGCCGCTCGGGCCTGTCGGGGGAGAGGGGCTGATTCTCTGGCGCGTAGGGGTTGGCGCAGAGCGCGACCGACGATGCGAAAAGGGGAAGGACGCGGAGGGGTGTGGCTCGCATTCGGGCGCAATGTAGCCAGTCAGACGCGCATCCGCCACGCGAAGAGCAACCACTCCATCGCCAGGAAAAGCACCGAGGCGAGCGCAAACAGGTGCCAGATTTCCCGGGGGGCCGCCTCGCCCGCCCTGACGGCGTCGGAGTCGCGCGTCGTGATGGGGAGGCGGTCGGCCGCCCGGATGGCGCTTTCCCGCGCGTCGGCGAGGTTGACCGGCGCGACGGCGTCCTCGGGCAGCGCCCCGGCGAGCGAATACAGACCCGCGCGTGTGGGAATCCCGAGCGAGACCCTCGAGGCGGACCCGTCGGCGGGCGCGCGGGCTTCGAGCGTGGCCGGCCCGGTCGCCTCGATCCGCGCGGCGCCGGGCGCCGGGCGGACGACCAGGGGCTGCGCCGTGGTGAACGCCCGGCCCGCGGCGCTGGCGCGCGGCGCGAGCGCCTCGACCGTGTTCGCGAGGAACACGAGAAATCCGATGTCGAGGGGCCAGGTGCTCTGCGCCAATTCGAACGCGACGACGACGCGCCCGACGCCGCGATGCTCCAGGAACACGATCAGGGGCGAGCGCTCGCCGAAGGCGATGGGCTCGACGCGCGAGACCCCCGACTCGCCCACGCCCGGGAGCGTGAGCTGGAGGGGCCGGGCGACGAGCGTGTCGCCCAGCGCCACGGCGCGCATCAGCGGGTTCGTGCGCTGCCATGAGACGAACCGCGTCGCGCGCGCCGGGCCACCGAAGGGCTCCAGCACGAGTCCCTCGATCCGCGGCGGCGCGCCGAACGAAACGCTCGGCGTGAGCGGCAGCGCGCCGGTCGTCACGCGGTCGTACACCACCAGATCCGCGGTCAGCGGCGAGCCGGCGGATCGGTCGTTGCGGTCTACGAGCTCGTCGTGCTGGGTCGGCGTCATGACGCGCAGCAGGCGCGGCTCGAGCGCCTCGAGCGCCTCGCGCAGGAAGGAGTCCGGGGACGCGCGGCCGGGAACGGCGCCGACCGGCGCGACCAGCGC
This Phycisphaeraceae bacterium DNA region includes the following protein-coding sequences:
- a CDS encoding adenylyltransferase/cytidyltransferase family protein; amino-acid sequence: MNQAQKVVSIAQAATTARDAQRRGRTVVMCHGCFDIVHPGHLRHLLWARAQGDMLVVSVSADAVIDKGLGRPLVPERLRAENLAALECVDLVVVSPSPTAVDTLQAIKPDRYVKGAEYKDAHDARLAAERDVVLAYGGKVLFSSGDVVYSSTSIINTRSRDWALTADRVAGYLQRHHQTERGLRKLLEHAAGLRCLVVGDTILDEYMHCDPTHIAGESPMMNATLVGKERFMGGAAIIAQHLRGLGAKVTLATPVGRGRSSGQLLRMCDDHAIDTIPLRHAGRIPRKRRYLAKGQKLLKLDDAPPPAFSRHSVDDFVREIENAAPAWDVVALIDFGYGALSQDTLGRLIKLLRPRTRVMLGDVSGPRADLLALKGCDVLMPTESELRSALQNPTDGVATLAGSIAARAQAKHVLVKLGEDGAVAFDATRKDSSGRMLNDFLPSFAPRAVDPLGCGDAMLSVVGLTLAAGGGLFDALLLGSIGAAIEAETPGNRPLVLEPLLDRVEDEFESVARAMKRRERREDRGTHAVA
- a CDS encoding glycosyltransferase; the protein is MSRFSVIIATRNRAAALRETLRALPADAEVLVVDNASTDLTGSAVRDARPDATLIRLDENLGPTAKQIALERATREYVVALDDDCAPLPESWGPMERRLDTDRQLACAGFGVRLPGGQWECGALPRVFVGAAVAFRREALLGAGGYDRRLFMQAEEYDIVYRLAARGWECAVFHDLVAIHRKHQSGRRPSRTIYLDARNNISQALRYLPAPWRAMYAKAWTERYLALGRTAQSPWAARRGVLAAHAAPSLRSRRTLDERIFDDLFGRARIEGAFRRLHASGVRRVVFATLGKNIPMYLECARRVGVRVEAIADDRFVHAGIRWCMGTPLLESSQARTERFDAVVVSNSAPLFAHETARRWRTITNRPVYAFEAIDPERFACDVEHRGLGAA